A section of the Aricia agestis chromosome 4, ilAriAges1.1, whole genome shotgun sequence genome encodes:
- the LOC121725854 gene encoding uncharacterized protein LOC121725854 isoform X1 yields MAHKCWKTWLRVWTVACLVLVAADFTTECQRPCDCRWQSGNKAAVCANASLATVPGNLSSDIQILDLSNNNLLQLHQDAFRKVGLTNLKKLFLRECSIEVVHKAAFVSLAIMIELDLSRNKIHHLHPDTFRGTEKLRMINLNNNFIDKLEDGLFRNLKYLQKVEVSNNRITRIATRTFVNLPQLKILRIDGNALTHIKPEALMALRNLSGLDLHNNPWRCDCNLQTFRDWVINHNLYTPPTSCAEPAAVRDRLWNELDSSNFACRPTILEPLPDSIVKSYDENVTLVCKVVGNPTPEVVWRYNGRTIEARSFGEIRYATNENTVDLIRWVNLTIINARYSDRGNYTCVAENPGGKDEQTLTLILTKYNGMGTLIGLDSDSFAIVVGCLTSIVIIFGVVLGVCYFTSQKSSLKRLIKTDNRSTNGEALIEASVASEAEKSYKLDVNPISKPPRKYEPATLASTETELADLNKTLLNNEAVAAAKEELLQQEVELPKVPQEFIVSASHDTQAYPPDLLTFPLRSTSQVSPASATSSGKDRVVLTKIDSPNSPNYRISPATPTLYSKFQNSNFQSIPFSNSKGYVTLPRRPRSSFPESALGPQIYSTLNGVIPYYDTFNMKLFGHGGNYYSINKSEMDLGPVNKSSFLNASDDLEPAPSPAPGTPHANIPRNSLSSPNIHNQLMAQMTNGKREQKALTVRLENNYPLRNSSADLKAFFNVSSGSLGRARGHKTSKRSSVDIKEQFLNTIENATEV; encoded by the exons ATGGCTCACAAATGTTGGAAAACATGGCTGAGGGTGTGGACCGTCGCGTGCCTGGTGCTCGTCGCCGCCGACTTCACCACCGAGTGCCAGCGCCCCTGCGACTGTCGCTGGCAGTCCGGAAACAAGGCCGCCGTCTGCGCCAACGCCAGCCTCGCCACCGTACCGGGCAACCTCAGCTCCGACATACAAATCCTCGACCTCTCCAACAACAATCTACTCCAGCTCCACCAGGATGCCTTCAGGAAGGTCGGCCTCACCAACCTCAAGAAGCTGTTCCTCCGGGAATGCAGCATCGAGGTCGTCCACAAGGCCGCGTTCGTCTCGCTCGCGATCATGATAGAGTTGGACCTGTCGCGGAACAAAATCCACCACCTCCATCCCGACACCTTCCGGGGCACCGAGAAGCTGAGAATGATAAACTTGAATAACAACTTCATAGATAAGCTGGAGGACGGGCTATTCCGCAACCTGAAGTACCTTCAGAAAGTCGAGGTGAGCAACAACAGGATCACGCGGATCGCGACGCGGACGTTCGTCAATTTGCCCCAGCTGAAGATACTGAGAATAGACGGAAACGCCCTCACTCACATAAAGCCGGAAGCTCTGATGGCGCTGAGGAACCTGTCGGGACTGGACCTGCACAACAACCCGTGGCGGTGCGACTGCAATCTGCAGACGTTCCGCGACTGGGTCATCAACCACAACCTGTACACGCCACCCACGTCGTGCGCGGAGCCCGCCGCCGTGCGGGACAGACTATGGAACGAGTTGGACTCCTCCAACTTCGCTTGCCGGCCTACGATATTGGAGCCGCTGCCGGATTCCATTGTGAAAAGTTACGACGAGAACGTGACGCTCGTCTGTAAAGTAGTCGGGAATCCGACCCCGGAAGTCGTTTGGCGATACAACGGGCGAACTATCGAAGCAAGATCGTTCGGCGAAATTCGATACGCCACTAACGAGAACACCGTGGATCTCATTCGCTGGGTGAATCTCACGATAATTAACGCGCGATATAGTGACCGAGGGAACTATACCTGCGTCGCGGAGAACCCCGGTGGAAAGGACGAGCAGACGCTCACGCTCATCCTCACAAAGTACAATGGAATGGGAACGTTGATTGGCCTAGATTCGGATTCATTCGCCATAGTTGTAGGATGCCTAACGTCTATCGTTATAATTTTCGGAGTCGTACTCGGCGTATGCTACTTCACTTCGCAGAAGAGTAGCTTGAAAAGACTGATTAAAACCGATAATCGTTCGACTAACGGAGAAGCTCTTATAGAAGCGTCGGTTGCCTCCGAAGCCGAGAAGAGCTACAAGCTGGATGTGAATCCAATTTCTAAGCCACCAAGAAAATATGAACCGGCAACTCTCGCCAGTACTGAGACGGAACTGGCAGATCTGAACAAAACTCTGCTGAATAATGAAGCCGTCGCAG CAGCCAAGGAGGAGCTGCTACAACAGGAGGTTGAGCTTCCGAAGGTGCCGCAAGAGTTCATCGTCAGCGCGTCTCACGACACCCAAGCGTATCCTCCAGACCTCCTCACGTTTCCCCTGCGGAGTACCAGCCAGGTGTCACCGGCGAGTGCCACGTCGTCAGGGAAGGACAGGGTCGTCCTCACCAAAATAGACAGCCCCAACTCACCTAACTACAGGATATCCCCCGCAACACCCACTCTCTACAGCAAGTTCCAAAACTCCAATTTCCAGAGCATTCCTTTTTCGAATTCGAAGGGCTACGTCACTCTGCCTAGAAGGCCCCGATCCAGTTTTCCGGAATCAGCTCTTGGACCTCAAATCTATAGCACGTTGAATGGTGTCATACCCTACTACGACACGTTTAATATGAAGCTGTTTGGACACGGGGGAAACTACTACAGCATCAACAAGAGCGAGATGGACCTAGGTCCCGTAAATAAGTCCAGCTTTCTGAATGCGTCGGATGACCTGGAGCCGGCTCCGTCTCCAGCCCCCGGGACTCCTCACGCCAACATACCCAGGAACAGCCTGAGCTCGCCCAACATCCACAACCAGCTCATGGCGCAGATGACGAATGGGAAGAGAGAACAGAAGGCTCTGACCGTGAGATTAGAGAATAACTACCCTCTGAGAAATTCAAGCGCTGATTTGAAGGCGTTTTTCAACGTATCGAGCGGCTCCCTCGGAAGGGCCCGCGGACACAAAACCAGCAAGCGAAGCTCCGTCGATATTAAGGAACAGTTTCTGAACACCATCGAGAACGCCACTGAGGTGTAA
- the LOC121725854 gene encoding uncharacterized protein LOC121725854 isoform X2, which yields MAHKCWKTWLRVWTVACLVLVAADFTTECQRPCDCRWQSGNKAAVCANASLATVPGNLSSDIQILDLSNNNLLQLHQDAFRKVGLTNLKKLFLRECSIEVVHKAAFVSLAIMIELDLSRNKIHHLHPDTFRGTEKLRMINLNNNFIDKLEDGLFRNLKYLQKVEVSNNRITRIATRTFVNLPQLKILRIDGNALTHIKPEALMALRNLSGLDLHNNPWRCDCNLQTFRDWVINHNLYTPPTSCAEPAAVRDRLWNELDSSNFACRPTILEPLPDSIVKSYDENVTLVCKVVGNPTPEVVWRYNGRTIEARSFGEIRYATNENTVDLIRWVNLTIINARYSDRGNYTCVAENPGGKDEQTLTLILTKYNGMGTLIGLDSDSFAIVVGCLTSIVIIFGVVLGVCYFTSQKSSLKRLIKTDNRSTNGEALIEASVASEAEKSYKLDVNPISKPPRKYEPATLASTETELADLNKTLLNNEAVAAKEELLQQEVELPKVPQEFIVSASHDTQAYPPDLLTFPLRSTSQVSPASATSSGKDRVVLTKIDSPNSPNYRISPATPTLYSKFQNSNFQSIPFSNSKGYVTLPRRPRSSFPESALGPQIYSTLNGVIPYYDTFNMKLFGHGGNYYSINKSEMDLGPVNKSSFLNASDDLEPAPSPAPGTPHANIPRNSLSSPNIHNQLMAQMTNGKREQKALTVRLENNYPLRNSSADLKAFFNVSSGSLGRARGHKTSKRSSVDIKEQFLNTIENATEV from the exons ATGGCTCACAAATGTTGGAAAACATGGCTGAGGGTGTGGACCGTCGCGTGCCTGGTGCTCGTCGCCGCCGACTTCACCACCGAGTGCCAGCGCCCCTGCGACTGTCGCTGGCAGTCCGGAAACAAGGCCGCCGTCTGCGCCAACGCCAGCCTCGCCACCGTACCGGGCAACCTCAGCTCCGACATACAAATCCTCGACCTCTCCAACAACAATCTACTCCAGCTCCACCAGGATGCCTTCAGGAAGGTCGGCCTCACCAACCTCAAGAAGCTGTTCCTCCGGGAATGCAGCATCGAGGTCGTCCACAAGGCCGCGTTCGTCTCGCTCGCGATCATGATAGAGTTGGACCTGTCGCGGAACAAAATCCACCACCTCCATCCCGACACCTTCCGGGGCACCGAGAAGCTGAGAATGATAAACTTGAATAACAACTTCATAGATAAGCTGGAGGACGGGCTATTCCGCAACCTGAAGTACCTTCAGAAAGTCGAGGTGAGCAACAACAGGATCACGCGGATCGCGACGCGGACGTTCGTCAATTTGCCCCAGCTGAAGATACTGAGAATAGACGGAAACGCCCTCACTCACATAAAGCCGGAAGCTCTGATGGCGCTGAGGAACCTGTCGGGACTGGACCTGCACAACAACCCGTGGCGGTGCGACTGCAATCTGCAGACGTTCCGCGACTGGGTCATCAACCACAACCTGTACACGCCACCCACGTCGTGCGCGGAGCCCGCCGCCGTGCGGGACAGACTATGGAACGAGTTGGACTCCTCCAACTTCGCTTGCCGGCCTACGATATTGGAGCCGCTGCCGGATTCCATTGTGAAAAGTTACGACGAGAACGTGACGCTCGTCTGTAAAGTAGTCGGGAATCCGACCCCGGAAGTCGTTTGGCGATACAACGGGCGAACTATCGAAGCAAGATCGTTCGGCGAAATTCGATACGCCACTAACGAGAACACCGTGGATCTCATTCGCTGGGTGAATCTCACGATAATTAACGCGCGATATAGTGACCGAGGGAACTATACCTGCGTCGCGGAGAACCCCGGTGGAAAGGACGAGCAGACGCTCACGCTCATCCTCACAAAGTACAATGGAATGGGAACGTTGATTGGCCTAGATTCGGATTCATTCGCCATAGTTGTAGGATGCCTAACGTCTATCGTTATAATTTTCGGAGTCGTACTCGGCGTATGCTACTTCACTTCGCAGAAGAGTAGCTTGAAAAGACTGATTAAAACCGATAATCGTTCGACTAACGGAGAAGCTCTTATAGAAGCGTCGGTTGCCTCCGAAGCCGAGAAGAGCTACAAGCTGGATGTGAATCCAATTTCTAAGCCACCAAGAAAATATGAACCGGCAACTCTCGCCAGTACTGAGACGGAACTGGCAGATCTGAACAAAACTCTGCTGAATAATGAAGCCGTCGCAG CCAAGGAGGAGCTGCTACAACAGGAGGTTGAGCTTCCGAAGGTGCCGCAAGAGTTCATCGTCAGCGCGTCTCACGACACCCAAGCGTATCCTCCAGACCTCCTCACGTTTCCCCTGCGGAGTACCAGCCAGGTGTCACCGGCGAGTGCCACGTCGTCAGGGAAGGACAGGGTCGTCCTCACCAAAATAGACAGCCCCAACTCACCTAACTACAGGATATCCCCCGCAACACCCACTCTCTACAGCAAGTTCCAAAACTCCAATTTCCAGAGCATTCCTTTTTCGAATTCGAAGGGCTACGTCACTCTGCCTAGAAGGCCCCGATCCAGTTTTCCGGAATCAGCTCTTGGACCTCAAATCTATAGCACGTTGAATGGTGTCATACCCTACTACGACACGTTTAATATGAAGCTGTTTGGACACGGGGGAAACTACTACAGCATCAACAAGAGCGAGATGGACCTAGGTCCCGTAAATAAGTCCAGCTTTCTGAATGCGTCGGATGACCTGGAGCCGGCTCCGTCTCCAGCCCCCGGGACTCCTCACGCCAACATACCCAGGAACAGCCTGAGCTCGCCCAACATCCACAACCAGCTCATGGCGCAGATGACGAATGGGAAGAGAGAACAGAAGGCTCTGACCGTGAGATTAGAGAATAACTACCCTCTGAGAAATTCAAGCGCTGATTTGAAGGCGTTTTTCAACGTATCGAGCGGCTCCCTCGGAAGGGCCCGCGGACACAAAACCAGCAAGCGAAGCTCCGTCGATATTAAGGAACAGTTTCTGAACACCATCGAGAACGCCACTGAGGTGTAA